A region of Necator americanus strain Aroian chromosome I, whole genome shotgun sequence DNA encodes the following proteins:
- a CDS encoding hypothetical protein (NECATOR_CHRI.G2472.T1) has protein sequence MNNIDEEYDRLVEHLHDCAEKAESLKTTKRRLEAIKEDLKERRAEVLAEAAEAGKSIRYARRDIASRKTRMIALRNPKGTAIASRRGMEKIIYDFYSDLFDSHVHLPPHHLREDGQVIPEVFPLKYDMLSCRLPPVLINTLVRLFTRYLSECNVPKQWKTRKTVLLYKKEDPHDIGNYRPICLLSVIYKLFTRVILNRIETVLDEGQQCEQAGFRKGFSTIDHIHTVSKLIEVSREYKMPLCLTFIALKKAFDSVETEAVVEALDNQGVPTQYIKVLRELYSKFTTGISPFYKNVIIDVKRGVRQGGDERLGGLLHYIEDVVKKTRNTRLRAHLFNTTVLPALTYASETWAFRKQEENAVSVIERAIERVMLGVSRFMQVRDGIRSSLLRQRSKIRDAAAFEKESKISWAGHVMRFNDNRWTRAVSDWVPRDIKCTTGRPPTRWSDFFTKSFKEKYDALRVPRERRDHWATLARDRDKWKNYWRPLDQFEDQREPR, from the exons atgaacaacatcgacgaggaatatgaccggcttgttgaacaccttcacgactgcgcggagaaggctgagagtcttaaaaccaccaagagacgcct agaagcgataaaggaagaccttaaagagagaagagcagaagtgctggctgaagctgcagaggcggggaaaagcatccgctatgcccgtcgagacatcgccagtcgcaagacgaggatgattgctctccggaacccaaagggaacagccattgcatcgagaagggggatggagaaaataatctacgacttctactctgatctcttcgacagccatgtccacttgcctcctcaccatctgagggaagatggacaagtcattccagaggttttcCCTctgaaatacgacatgctatcatgtcg ccttccgccagtactcatcaacaccctggtgaggctctttacacgttatctgtcggaatgcaatgttcctaaacagtggaagacgagaaagaccgtgttgttgtataaaaaggaagatccacatgacatcggcaactatcgtccaatctgcctactgtccgtcatctacaaactctttacaagagtaatccttaataggattgaaacagtcttggatgaaggacagcaatgcgagcaagcagggtttcgaaaaggattcagcacgattgaccacattcacactgtttcgaaactcatcgaggtatcacgagagtacaagatgccgctctgtctcaccttcatcgccttgaagaaagcctttgactcagttgagacggaagcggtcgtggaagccttggacaaccaaggcgtccctactcagtacataaaggtacttcgagagttgtacagtaaattcacgaccggaatttcgccattctacaagaacgtcatcattgacgtgaagaggggggtccgacagg gaggagacgagcggcttggaggtcttcttcactacatcgaggatgtagtgaagaagaccaggaacacccggctccgtgctcacctcttcaacaccaccgtacttcctgctttgacctatgcttcggaaacctgggcatttcgcaagcaggaagaaaacgcggtgagcgtcattgaacgcgcaattgagagagtgatgctaggagtatcccgtttcatgcaagtgagggacgggattcgaagttctctcctacgtcaacgatcgaagattagagacgccgccgcgtttgaaaaggaaagtaaaataagttgggccggacacgtgatgcgcttcaacgacaaccgttggaccagagccgtgagcgactgggttccccgcgatattaagtgcactacaggaagaccgccgacccgatggtcagatttcttcacgaagtccttcaaagaaaaatatgatgctcttcgtgtcccacgcgaaaggagggaccactgggctactctggcacgcgatcgggacaaatggaagaattactggcgcccgctcgaccagttcgaagatcaacgggagccaaggtga
- a CDS encoding hypothetical protein (NECATOR_CHRI.G2474.T1), translating to MAICTYNAPTLASEAAIEDLMMQAKKIKYGVIGLTETRRRHPLNAVYETGEELFLGTFGSRGVGGVGVPVNTSMAKNIDYFEQLTSRIGSLRMRRCGATPALTIFVAYAPTSSYEEEEVEAFYMDLEKFYREDHAFYKVIIGDFDAKVGPRRTPGEFHTGTHDLKWDEQGERLSEFIMTTKTIHGNWKLQKPSSLRWTWESPGGRYRNEIDHIIVNKRFCLTDVAVVPKFYTGSDHRLLRGSISFTRRAEKAAKFT from the coding sequence atggcgatctgtacttataacgcacctACGCTTGCATcagaagcggccatcgaagatctgatgatgcaagccaagaagatcaagtacggcgtcatcggactgaccgagacgagacgacgtcaccctctcaacgccgtatatgaaactggagaagaactgttcttaggaacattcggcagtagaggtgttggtggagttggcgtccccgtcaacacgagtatggcaaagaacatcgactatttcgaacaacttacgtcCCGAATCGGaagtctgcggatgagaagatgtggtgcaacaccagctttgactatcttcgtcgcttacgctccaacatcaagctacgaagaagaagaagtcgaagctttctatatggacctggagaagttctaccgagaagatcatgccttctacaaggtcataattggcgatttcgacgccaaagttggccccagaagaacgcctggaGAATTTCACACCGGAACACATGACCTTAAGTGGGAtgagcagggagagaggctttcagagttcatcatgacgactaagaccatccatgggaactggAAATtgcagaagccctcctctctacgctggacgtgggagtcacccggtggaaggtaccgtaatgaaatagaccacatcatcgtcaataaaaggttctgcctgacggacgtcgctgttgtaccaaagttctatacgggatcggaccatcgcctcctccgaggaagtatttccttcacaaggagagcagagaaagccgccaagttcacatag
- a CDS encoding hypothetical protein (NECATOR_CHRI.G2473.T1), which yields MSVGNRTAPGPDRIRPEHLKSLPPVLINTLVRLFTRYLSECNVPKQWKTRKTVLLYKKEDPHDIGNYRPICLLSVIYKLFTRVILNRIETVLDEGQQCEQAGFRKGFSTIDHIHTVSKLIEVSREYKMPLCLTFIALKKAFDSVETEAVVEALDNQGVPTQYIKVLRELYSKFTTGISPFYKNVIIDVKRGVRQGDTISPKIFTATLENAMRKLK from the coding sequence atgtcggtaggaaatcgtacggcacccggccccgacagaataagaccagaacacctaaagagccttccgccagtactcatcaacaccctggtgaggctctttacacgttatctgtcggaatgcaatgttcctaaacagtggaagacgagaaagaccgtgttgttgtataaaaaggaagatccacatgacatcggcaactatcgtccaatctgcctactgtccgtcatctacaaactctttacaagagtaatccttaataggattgaaacagtcttggatgaaggacagcaatgcgagcaagcagggtttcgaaaaggattcagcacgattgaccacattcacactgtttcgaaactcatcgaggtatcacgagagtacaagatgccgctctgtctcaccttcatcgccttgaagaaagcctttgactcagttgagacggaagcggtcgtggaagccttggacaaccaaggcgtccctactcagtacataaaggtacttcgagagttgtacagtaaattcacgaccggaatttcgccattctacaagaacgtcatcattgacgtgaagaggggggtccgacagggtgatacaatttcacccaaaatattcacagccaccctcgagaacgcaatgcgaaagttgaaatga